In a genomic window of Phragmites australis chromosome 14, lpPhrAust1.1, whole genome shotgun sequence:
- the LOC133891648 gene encoding disease resistance protein PIK6-NP-like, which translates to MADQTHSAVDSLLGLLTGAIKDEARLLGGVQGDIQFIKDEMDSMNGFLLHLTKMETEHDDQLRAWMKQVRDIAYIAQDCMEVYMHDLSPPESGFWALISHLPVLLRTAPARRRLAIKIRELKDRVREVGKRRLRYDITVPAAKPKPKPVSKDSTTDEKREDFLRALEVEDDHRSTGVPSPSFSTAIHLLPCNLPTDAGPVIEKIRVKCVPDHVQSMKMLLRALYAYPHGTKEELESLEDKLNGKAADVPEEVMVFCYSKLYTHYKSCLQYLTAFLEEDSISRTSLVRRWVAEGLLARDEGLQTMEEAGERCFNELVFRGFVCPATPVATGQTIKSCNMESSVRDFVVAISKSENFVSGALPTHFRYQIDIRKIARGRGQPPQKAPLQRQRPWNIWDGLCAVPREPQQDDDDGKLHPMDMVVQKLKNLPEEYRLNVLDLGGCTGLKKRHLKSICKVLSLKYLSLRNTDVSRLPRAINNLRKLETLDVRQTDLRPSDTAHIVLPNLKHLLAGSIRPAGDEIESLSTVQMPRKIGRSMEILRHVQILDGKVELHEVGHLKQLRKLGVVLSGSEDNIKHLLRTISKLSECLRSLSVWITAPPPMAGDGGGVTLDNKDGTDGISSSPPKYLESLNIKYFKGTSTSGSLPPWIEGLKLLSNITLRDTQLSANGLRILGKLESLCCLRLRRDSYTEDNISLKKGEFQKLQFLLIDQVCPTIRIAFEADAAPKLQRVVWTFDKNKKMEIMAGTISGIDNLRSLKELELNGDWIDRQDYVNQALAAHPEHPLLRCSFPDSSPRQ; encoded by the coding sequence ATGGCTGACCAGACGCACAGCGCcgtggattcgctgctgggcctcCTCACGGGGGCGATCAAGGACGAGGCTCGGCTGCTGGGCGGCGTCCAGGGCGACATCCAGTTCATCAAGGACGAGATGGACAGCATGAACGGCTTCCTCCTGCACCTGACAAAGATGGAGACGGAGCACGACGACCAGCTCCGCGCGTGGATGAAGCAGGTCCGCGACATCGCGTACATCGCGCAGGACTGCATGGAGGTCTACATGCACGACCTGAGCCCGCCGGAGAGCGGCTTCTGGGCCCTCATCAGCCACCTCCCCGTGCTCCTGCGGACGGCACCGGCGCGCCGCCGCCTAGCCATCAAAATTCGTGAGCTCAAGGACCGGGTGCGGGAGGTCGGCAAGAGGCGCCTGCGCTACGACATCACCGTCCCAGCAGCGAAGCCCAAGCCCAAGCCGGTCAGCAAAGACAGCACGACCGACGAGAAGAGGGAGGATTTCCTACGTGCCCTAGAAGTAGAAGATGACCACCGGAGCACTGGGGTTCCTTCTCCATCCTTCAGCACAGCAATCCACCTGCTCCCTTGTAATCTTCCAACTGATGCAGGCCCTGTAATAGAAAAAATCCGGGTGAAATGCGTGCCCGATCACGTTCAGAGCATGAAGATGTTGCTTCGTGCTCTGTATGCTTATCCCCACGGGACCAAAGAAGAACTTGAGAGTCTGGAGGATAAGTTGAATGGCAAAGCAGCGGATGTGCCCGAGGAGGTGATGGTTTTTTGCTACAGCAAGCTATACACACATTACAAGAGCTGTCTGCAGTATCTGACTGCTTTCCTCGAGGAAGACAGCATCAGCAGGACAAGCTTGGTCAGGCGATGGGTCGCCGAAGGCCTATTGGCCAGGGACGAAGGGCTTCAAACTATGGAAGAGGCAGGTGAACGCTGCTTCAATGAGCTTGTCTTTCGAGGCTTTGTCTGCCCTGCAACTCCTGTTGCTACCGGCCAAACAATCAAGAGCTGCAACATGGAGAGTTCAGTCCGGGACTTCGTCGTCGCCATCTCCAAAAGTGAGAACTTTGTGTCTGGCGCCCTGCCGACTCACTTTCGTTATCAGATTGACATCCGAAAGATTGCTCGAGGTCGAGGGCAACCACCACAGAAGGCGCCGCTACAGAGGCAGCGGCCATGGAACATCTGGGACGGCCTCTGCGCTGTTCCAAGAGAGCCACAGCAGGATGACGATGACGGCAAGCTGCATCCCATGGATATGGTGGTGCAAAAGCTCAAAAACCTACCTGAAGAGTATCGGCTGAACGTGCTGGATCTAGGAGGCTGCACAGGCCTGAAGAAGCGCCACCTCAAGAGCATCTGCAAGGTGCTCTCCCTCAAGTATCTGAGCCTCCGGAACACCGACGTTTCTCGTCTGCCAAGGGCAATCAACAACCTCCGGAAGCTGGAGACGCTCGACGTCCGGCAAACCGACCTGCGGCCCAGCGACACGGCGCACATCGTCCTCCCCAACCTGAAGCATCTCCTTGCCGGGTCCATCCGTCCGGCCGGTGACGAGATCGAATCACTCTCCACCGTGCAGATGCCTCGCAAAATTGGGAGGAGCATGGAGATACTGCGCCATGTCCAGATCTTGGACGGCAAAGTCGAGCTACACGAGGTTGGGCATCTGAAGCAGCTGAGGAAGCTGGGTGTGGTTCTCAGCGGCAGTGAAGATAACATCAAGCATTTGCTCAGAACAATCAGCAAGTTGAGCGAGTGCCTTCGCTCTCTGTCAGTCTGGATCACAGCGCCGCCACCCATGGCTGGCGACGGCGGGGGGGTTACTCTTGACAACAAGGACGGTACTGATGGCATATCCTCATCACCTCCCAAGTACCTTGAGAGCCTAAACATCAAGTATTTTAAGGGGACCAGCACCAGCGGCAGCCTCCCACCATGGATCGAAGGCCTAAAACTGCTTTCCAATATCACTCTACGTGACACCCAACTGTCGGCAAACGGTCTGCGAATTCTCGGCAAGCTTGAAAGCTTGTGTTGCCTCAGGCTCCGTCGCGATTCATACACTGAAGACAATATCAGCCTCAAGAAGGGAGAGTTCCAGAAGCTCCAGTTCCTTCTGATTGATCAGGTCTGCCCCACTATCAGAATCGCCTTTGAAGCCGATGCCGCCCCCAAGCTGCAGAGGGTTGTCTGGACCTTCgacaagaacaagaagatgGAGATCATGGCGGGTACAATTTCTGGGATCGACAACCTTCGAAGCTTGAAAGAGCTCGAGCTCAACGGCGACTGGATCGACCGACAGGACTATGTGAACCAAGCCCTTGCAGCGCATCCGGAGCATCCCCTCCTCAGGTGCTCGTTTCCAGACTCATCCCCTCGTCAGTAA